Proteins co-encoded in one Acipenser ruthenus chromosome 3, fAciRut3.2 maternal haplotype, whole genome shotgun sequence genomic window:
- the slc4a2b gene encoding anion exchange protein 2b isoform X1 produces the protein MSDPEAQDTLASTAHTPDQEALSPRSTRSAQEEDDLNKTLGVERFEEILHESHSRSGGDDLRRNYNEEDFEYHRHSSHHIHHPLSTHLLSDGRKKKNSKKKGSGGGKKKPRASSPGGSAPTIEEGEEGEDEEIEDPCSPQEEVFTAPTTSQDVQFFVSNDDTEDSDSAPLKGVSRTPPRKLEIVPTSALDANEKTKNAADTEENDATAERAGGSSSIPGTSAHPTEGSIPPSRPHSKTQPALRNYNLRERRRIGSMTAVEDAMYQKVPTDESEAQTLGTADLDGMKSHRFEDVPGFRRHLVRKSTKGQVIHISKDHKEPTARAKKNDRTPHEVFVELNELILDKNQEMQWRETARWIKFEEDVEEETDRWGKPHVASLSFRSLLELRKTIAQGAVLLDLDQKSLPGIAHQVVEQMIISDQIKAEDRANVLRALLLKHSHPSDEKEFSFPRNISTASLGSLLPHHHSTNHITQASEPSVNDPLMGGGSPKAEHDTRIHIDKLEKDAAPSLGIHKSKSKHELKLLEKIPENAEATVVLVGSVEFLEQPTMAFVRLHEAVELESVLEVPVPVRFLFVLLGPSSTNIDYHEIGRSISTLMSDKHFHEAAYLADDRQDLLNAINEFLDCSIVIPPSEVGGEELLSSLARFQKEMLKKREEQDIKLLAKEPKTPEDKVALRIIQAVEGGDDDPLQRTGRPFGGLIRDARRRYPKYLSDFKDALNPQCMAAIIFIYFAALSPAITFGGLLGEKTEGLMGVSELIISTALHGVVFCLLGAQPLLVVGFSGPLLVFEEAFYSFCKANEMEYLTGRVWIGFWLILIVLIMVAFEGSFLVRYVSRFTQEIFAFLISLIFIYETFSKLVKIFQEHPLQPCSLNNGTLSNWTQPLMSNVSLGAGNSSTSTAGKEIVTGKPNTALLSLVLMAGTFFIAFYLRKFKNSAFFPGRIRRLIGDFGVPIAILIMVLVNYSITDTYIQKLSVPSGFSVTSPDLRGWVINPFGDNKEFPIWMMVASILPAILVFILIFMETQITSLIVTKKERMLVKGSGFHLDLLIIVVLGGVCALFGLPWMAAATVRSVTHANALTVMSKAVAPGDKPKIQEVKEQRVTGLLVAILVGLSIVIGDLLRQIPLAVLFGIFLYMGVTSLNGIQLYERMMLLLMPPKYHPDKTYVRKVRTLRMHLFTGLQLVCLAVLWAVMSTVASLAFPFVLIMTVPLKMFLLTRIFTEREMKSLDGDDAEPTSFDKEGQDEYDEMPMPV, from the exons CCTGACCAGGAAGCCTTGTCTCCACGGAGCACAAGGTCAGCGCAGGAGGAAGATGATCTGAACAAGACGCTGGGGGTGGAGCGGTTTGAGGAGATCCTGCACGAATCCCACTCTCGCAGCGGCGGTGATGACCTCCGACGCAACTACAACGAAGAAGACTTTGAAT ATCATCGGCACTCCTCACACCACATCCACCACCCTCTGTCCACACACCTGCTCTCTGATGGGCGCAAGAAGAAAAACTCCAAGAAGAAGGGCAGTGGGGGGGGCAAGAAGAAGCCAAGGGCCTCCTCCCCGGGGGGCAGTGCTCCCACTATTGAGGAAGGGGAAGAGGGGGAGGATGAAGAGATAGAGGATCCCTGCAGCCCCCAGGAGGAAGTCTTCACCGCCCCCACCACTTCCCAGGACGTGCAG TTCTTTGTTTCGAATGATGATACTGAGGACTCGGACTCCGCACCCTTGAAGGGAGTCAGCAGGACGCCACCCAGGAAGCTGGAGATTGTGCCAACCTCTGCCCTCGATGCAAACGAGAAGACCAAGAATGCTGCTGACACAGA GGAGAATGATGCTACagcagagagagcaggaggcagcAGCAGCATCCCCGGAACATCCGCGCATCCCACAGAGGGCAGCATCCCTCCCAGCCGCCCCCACTCCAAAACCCAGCCAGCCCTCCGCAACTACAACCTGCGAGAGCGCCGGCGCATCGGCAGCATGACCGCCGTGGAGGATGCCATGTACCAGAAGGTCCCCACGGACGAGAGCGAGGCTCAGACCCTGGGGACTGCTGACCTTGACGGCATGAAAA GTCACCGCTTTGAGGATGTCCCAGGCTTCCGAAGGCACCTGGTTAGGAAGAGCACTAAAGGTCAGGTTATCCACATCAGCAAGGACCACAAGGAGCCCACAGCCCGGGCCAAGAAGAATGACCGCACCCCACACGAG GTGTTTGTGGAGCTGAATGAGCTCATCCTTGATAAGAACCAGGAGATGCAGTGGCGAGAGACGGCGCGCTGGATCAAGTTTGAGGAGGATGTGGAGGAGGAGACGGACCGCTGGGGCAAACCCCACGTGGCCTCGCTCAGCTTCCGCAGCCTGCTGGAGCTCCGCAAGACCATTGCACAAG GTGCGGTCCTGCTGGATCTGGATCAGAAGTCCCTCCCCGGTATTGCTCACCAGGTGGTGGAGCAGATGATCATCTCGGACCAGATCAAAGCTGAGGACAGAGCCAATGTCCTGAGGGCACTGCTGTTAAAGCACAG CCACCCGAGCGATGAGAAGGAGTTCAGCTTCCCCAGGAACATCTCCACAGCCAGCCTGGGCTCCCTGTTGCCGCACCACCACAGCACCAACCACATCACGCAGGCCTCCGAGCCCTCCGTCAACGACCCACTCATGGGGGGCGGCAGCCCCAAGGCCGAGCATGATACCCGCATCCATATTGACAAACTGGAG AAGGATGCTGCTCCGTCGCTTGGGATACACAAGTCCAAGTCCAAGCATGAGCTGAAACTGCTGGAGAAGATCCCGGAGAATGCGGAAGCCACTGTCGTACTCGTTG GCAGCGTAGAGTTCCTGGAGCAGCCCACCATGGCGTTTGTCCGGCTGCACGAAGCGGTGGAGCTGGAGTCTGTGCTGGAGGTGCCTGTCCCGGTCCGGTTCCTCTTCGTCCTGCTTGGGCCCAGCAGCACCAACATCGACTACCACGAGATTGGCCGCTCCATTTCCACACTCATGTCTGACAAA CACTTCCACGAAGCAGCGTACTTGGCTGACGACCGGCAGGACCTCCTGAATGCCATCAACGAGTTCCTGGACTGCAGCATCGTGATCCCACCTTCTGAGGTGGGGGGAGAGGAGCTGCTGAGCTCCTTGGCGCGCTTCCAGAAGGAGATGCTGAAGAAGAGGGAGGAGCAGGATATCAAGCTGCTTGCCAAGGAGCCCAAGACCCCTGAGGATAAAG TGGCCCTGCGGATCATCCAAGCGGTCGAGGGGGGTGATGATGACCCACTGCAGCGGACGGGCCGACCCTTCGGGGGGCTGATCCGCGACGCCCGCAGGAGGTACCCCAAGTACCTGAGCGACTTCAAAGACGCCCTCAACCCACAGTGCATGGCTGCCATCATCTTCATCTACTTCGCTGCCCTCTCCCCTGCCATCACCTTTGGAGGCCTGCTGG GTGAGAAGACGGAGGGTCTGATGGGTGTGTCAGAACTCATCATCTCCACAGCGCTCCACGGCGTGGTGTTCTGCCTGCTCGGGGCCCAGCCCCTGCTTGTGGTTGGTTTCTCGGGGCCCCTGCTAGTCTTTGAAGAAGCTTTTTATTCT TTCTGCAAAGCCAATGAAATGGAGTACCTGACGGGTCGGGTGTGGATCGGGTTCTGGCTCATCCTCATCGTACTCATCATGGTGGCGTTCGAGGGCAGTTTCCTGGTGCGCTATGTCTCACGCTTCACCCAGGAGATCTTTGCCTTCCTCATCTCTCTCATCTTCATCTACGAGACCTTCTCCAAGCTGGTTAAG atATTCCAAGAGCACCCCCTGCAACCCTGCTCCCTGAACAACGGGACACTGAGTAACTGGACACAGCCTCTGATGAGCAATGTGTCCCTGGGGGCGGgcaacagcagcacctccacggCAGGGAAGGAGATCGTGACGGGAAAGCCCAACACAGCCCTGCTCTCCCTCGTCCTCATGGCCGGGACTTTCTTCATCGCTTTCTACCTGCGCAAGTTCAAGAACAGCGCCTTCTTCCCTGGCAGA ATTCGAAGGTTAATTGGAGACTTTGGGGTGCCCATTGCCATTCTCATCATGGTGCTGGTGAACTACAGCATTACTGACACTTATATACAG AAATTGAGCGTGCCCAGTGGATTCTCGGTGACCAGCCCAGATTTGCGAGGCTGGGTGATTAACCCCTTCGGGGACAATAAGGAATTCCCCATCTGGATGATGGTGGCCAGCATCCTCCCTGCCATCCTGGTCTTCATCCTCATCTTCATGGAGACTCAGATCACATC GCTCATCGTCACTAAGAAGGAGCGGATGCTAGTGAAGGGATCCGGGTTCCACCTGGACTTGCTCATCATTGTGGTCCTGGGTGGGGTTTGTGCCCTGTTTGGACTTCCCTGGATGGCCGCAGCCACTGTCCGCTCCGTCACACACGCCAATGCACTGACCGTCATGAGCAAGGCTGTAGCGCCCGGGGACAAACCCAAGATCCAGGAGGTCAAAGAGCAGAGAGTGACCGGGCTGCTGGTGGCTATCTTAGTAG GTTTGTCCATTGTGATTGGTGATCTCCTGCGGCAGATCCCCCTGGCTGTCCTCTTCGGGATCTTTCTCTACATGGGGGTGACGTCTCTCAACGGCATCCAGCTGTACGAGCGCATGATGCTGCTGCTTATGCCCCCCAAATACCATCCCGACAAGACCTACGTCAGAAAG GTGCGCACTCTGCGGATGCACTTGTTCACGGGGCTGCAGCTGGTGTGCCTGGCAGTGCTCTGGGCAGTCATGTCCACAGTGGCCTCCTTGGCATTCCCCTTTGTTCTCATCATGACCGTCCCCCTCAAGATGTTCCTGCTGACCCGCATCTTCACCGAGCGCGAGATGAAATCT TTGGACGGAGATGATGCAGAGCCTACATCTTTTGATAAGGAGGGTCAGGATGAGTATGATGAGATGCCCATGCCTGTGTGA
- the slc4a2b gene encoding anion exchange protein 2b isoform X2, protein MDFLLNSKPDQEALSPRSTRSAQEEDDLNKTLGVERFEEILHESHSRSGGDDLRRNYNEEDFEYHRHSSHHIHHPLSTHLLSDGRKKKNSKKKGSGGGKKKPRASSPGGSAPTIEEGEEGEDEEIEDPCSPQEEVFTAPTTSQDVQFFVSNDDTEDSDSAPLKGVSRTPPRKLEIVPTSALDANEKTKNAADTEENDATAERAGGSSSIPGTSAHPTEGSIPPSRPHSKTQPALRNYNLRERRRIGSMTAVEDAMYQKVPTDESEAQTLGTADLDGMKSHRFEDVPGFRRHLVRKSTKGQVIHISKDHKEPTARAKKNDRTPHEVFVELNELILDKNQEMQWRETARWIKFEEDVEEETDRWGKPHVASLSFRSLLELRKTIAQGAVLLDLDQKSLPGIAHQVVEQMIISDQIKAEDRANVLRALLLKHSHPSDEKEFSFPRNISTASLGSLLPHHHSTNHITQASEPSVNDPLMGGGSPKAEHDTRIHIDKLEKDAAPSLGIHKSKSKHELKLLEKIPENAEATVVLVGSVEFLEQPTMAFVRLHEAVELESVLEVPVPVRFLFVLLGPSSTNIDYHEIGRSISTLMSDKHFHEAAYLADDRQDLLNAINEFLDCSIVIPPSEVGGEELLSSLARFQKEMLKKREEQDIKLLAKEPKTPEDKVALRIIQAVEGGDDDPLQRTGRPFGGLIRDARRRYPKYLSDFKDALNPQCMAAIIFIYFAALSPAITFGGLLGEKTEGLMGVSELIISTALHGVVFCLLGAQPLLVVGFSGPLLVFEEAFYSFCKANEMEYLTGRVWIGFWLILIVLIMVAFEGSFLVRYVSRFTQEIFAFLISLIFIYETFSKLVKIFQEHPLQPCSLNNGTLSNWTQPLMSNVSLGAGNSSTSTAGKEIVTGKPNTALLSLVLMAGTFFIAFYLRKFKNSAFFPGRIRRLIGDFGVPIAILIMVLVNYSITDTYIQKLSVPSGFSVTSPDLRGWVINPFGDNKEFPIWMMVASILPAILVFILIFMETQITSLIVTKKERMLVKGSGFHLDLLIIVVLGGVCALFGLPWMAAATVRSVTHANALTVMSKAVAPGDKPKIQEVKEQRVTGLLVAILVGLSIVIGDLLRQIPLAVLFGIFLYMGVTSLNGIQLYERMMLLLMPPKYHPDKTYVRKVRTLRMHLFTGLQLVCLAVLWAVMSTVASLAFPFVLIMTVPLKMFLLTRIFTEREMKSLDGDDAEPTSFDKEGQDEYDEMPMPV, encoded by the exons CCTGACCAGGAAGCCTTGTCTCCACGGAGCACAAGGTCAGCGCAGGAGGAAGATGATCTGAACAAGACGCTGGGGGTGGAGCGGTTTGAGGAGATCCTGCACGAATCCCACTCTCGCAGCGGCGGTGATGACCTCCGACGCAACTACAACGAAGAAGACTTTGAAT ATCATCGGCACTCCTCACACCACATCCACCACCCTCTGTCCACACACCTGCTCTCTGATGGGCGCAAGAAGAAAAACTCCAAGAAGAAGGGCAGTGGGGGGGGCAAGAAGAAGCCAAGGGCCTCCTCCCCGGGGGGCAGTGCTCCCACTATTGAGGAAGGGGAAGAGGGGGAGGATGAAGAGATAGAGGATCCCTGCAGCCCCCAGGAGGAAGTCTTCACCGCCCCCACCACTTCCCAGGACGTGCAG TTCTTTGTTTCGAATGATGATACTGAGGACTCGGACTCCGCACCCTTGAAGGGAGTCAGCAGGACGCCACCCAGGAAGCTGGAGATTGTGCCAACCTCTGCCCTCGATGCAAACGAGAAGACCAAGAATGCTGCTGACACAGA GGAGAATGATGCTACagcagagagagcaggaggcagcAGCAGCATCCCCGGAACATCCGCGCATCCCACAGAGGGCAGCATCCCTCCCAGCCGCCCCCACTCCAAAACCCAGCCAGCCCTCCGCAACTACAACCTGCGAGAGCGCCGGCGCATCGGCAGCATGACCGCCGTGGAGGATGCCATGTACCAGAAGGTCCCCACGGACGAGAGCGAGGCTCAGACCCTGGGGACTGCTGACCTTGACGGCATGAAAA GTCACCGCTTTGAGGATGTCCCAGGCTTCCGAAGGCACCTGGTTAGGAAGAGCACTAAAGGTCAGGTTATCCACATCAGCAAGGACCACAAGGAGCCCACAGCCCGGGCCAAGAAGAATGACCGCACCCCACACGAG GTGTTTGTGGAGCTGAATGAGCTCATCCTTGATAAGAACCAGGAGATGCAGTGGCGAGAGACGGCGCGCTGGATCAAGTTTGAGGAGGATGTGGAGGAGGAGACGGACCGCTGGGGCAAACCCCACGTGGCCTCGCTCAGCTTCCGCAGCCTGCTGGAGCTCCGCAAGACCATTGCACAAG GTGCGGTCCTGCTGGATCTGGATCAGAAGTCCCTCCCCGGTATTGCTCACCAGGTGGTGGAGCAGATGATCATCTCGGACCAGATCAAAGCTGAGGACAGAGCCAATGTCCTGAGGGCACTGCTGTTAAAGCACAG CCACCCGAGCGATGAGAAGGAGTTCAGCTTCCCCAGGAACATCTCCACAGCCAGCCTGGGCTCCCTGTTGCCGCACCACCACAGCACCAACCACATCACGCAGGCCTCCGAGCCCTCCGTCAACGACCCACTCATGGGGGGCGGCAGCCCCAAGGCCGAGCATGATACCCGCATCCATATTGACAAACTGGAG AAGGATGCTGCTCCGTCGCTTGGGATACACAAGTCCAAGTCCAAGCATGAGCTGAAACTGCTGGAGAAGATCCCGGAGAATGCGGAAGCCACTGTCGTACTCGTTG GCAGCGTAGAGTTCCTGGAGCAGCCCACCATGGCGTTTGTCCGGCTGCACGAAGCGGTGGAGCTGGAGTCTGTGCTGGAGGTGCCTGTCCCGGTCCGGTTCCTCTTCGTCCTGCTTGGGCCCAGCAGCACCAACATCGACTACCACGAGATTGGCCGCTCCATTTCCACACTCATGTCTGACAAA CACTTCCACGAAGCAGCGTACTTGGCTGACGACCGGCAGGACCTCCTGAATGCCATCAACGAGTTCCTGGACTGCAGCATCGTGATCCCACCTTCTGAGGTGGGGGGAGAGGAGCTGCTGAGCTCCTTGGCGCGCTTCCAGAAGGAGATGCTGAAGAAGAGGGAGGAGCAGGATATCAAGCTGCTTGCCAAGGAGCCCAAGACCCCTGAGGATAAAG TGGCCCTGCGGATCATCCAAGCGGTCGAGGGGGGTGATGATGACCCACTGCAGCGGACGGGCCGACCCTTCGGGGGGCTGATCCGCGACGCCCGCAGGAGGTACCCCAAGTACCTGAGCGACTTCAAAGACGCCCTCAACCCACAGTGCATGGCTGCCATCATCTTCATCTACTTCGCTGCCCTCTCCCCTGCCATCACCTTTGGAGGCCTGCTGG GTGAGAAGACGGAGGGTCTGATGGGTGTGTCAGAACTCATCATCTCCACAGCGCTCCACGGCGTGGTGTTCTGCCTGCTCGGGGCCCAGCCCCTGCTTGTGGTTGGTTTCTCGGGGCCCCTGCTAGTCTTTGAAGAAGCTTTTTATTCT TTCTGCAAAGCCAATGAAATGGAGTACCTGACGGGTCGGGTGTGGATCGGGTTCTGGCTCATCCTCATCGTACTCATCATGGTGGCGTTCGAGGGCAGTTTCCTGGTGCGCTATGTCTCACGCTTCACCCAGGAGATCTTTGCCTTCCTCATCTCTCTCATCTTCATCTACGAGACCTTCTCCAAGCTGGTTAAG atATTCCAAGAGCACCCCCTGCAACCCTGCTCCCTGAACAACGGGACACTGAGTAACTGGACACAGCCTCTGATGAGCAATGTGTCCCTGGGGGCGGgcaacagcagcacctccacggCAGGGAAGGAGATCGTGACGGGAAAGCCCAACACAGCCCTGCTCTCCCTCGTCCTCATGGCCGGGACTTTCTTCATCGCTTTCTACCTGCGCAAGTTCAAGAACAGCGCCTTCTTCCCTGGCAGA ATTCGAAGGTTAATTGGAGACTTTGGGGTGCCCATTGCCATTCTCATCATGGTGCTGGTGAACTACAGCATTACTGACACTTATATACAG AAATTGAGCGTGCCCAGTGGATTCTCGGTGACCAGCCCAGATTTGCGAGGCTGGGTGATTAACCCCTTCGGGGACAATAAGGAATTCCCCATCTGGATGATGGTGGCCAGCATCCTCCCTGCCATCCTGGTCTTCATCCTCATCTTCATGGAGACTCAGATCACATC GCTCATCGTCACTAAGAAGGAGCGGATGCTAGTGAAGGGATCCGGGTTCCACCTGGACTTGCTCATCATTGTGGTCCTGGGTGGGGTTTGTGCCCTGTTTGGACTTCCCTGGATGGCCGCAGCCACTGTCCGCTCCGTCACACACGCCAATGCACTGACCGTCATGAGCAAGGCTGTAGCGCCCGGGGACAAACCCAAGATCCAGGAGGTCAAAGAGCAGAGAGTGACCGGGCTGCTGGTGGCTATCTTAGTAG GTTTGTCCATTGTGATTGGTGATCTCCTGCGGCAGATCCCCCTGGCTGTCCTCTTCGGGATCTTTCTCTACATGGGGGTGACGTCTCTCAACGGCATCCAGCTGTACGAGCGCATGATGCTGCTGCTTATGCCCCCCAAATACCATCCCGACAAGACCTACGTCAGAAAG GTGCGCACTCTGCGGATGCACTTGTTCACGGGGCTGCAGCTGGTGTGCCTGGCAGTGCTCTGGGCAGTCATGTCCACAGTGGCCTCCTTGGCATTCCCCTTTGTTCTCATCATGACCGTCCCCCTCAAGATGTTCCTGCTGACCCGCATCTTCACCGAGCGCGAGATGAAATCT TTGGACGGAGATGATGCAGAGCCTACATCTTTTGATAAGGAGGGTCAGGATGAGTATGATGAGATGCCCATGCCTGTGTGA